In Lentisphaerota bacterium, one DNA window encodes the following:
- the cas2 gene encoding CRISPR-associated endonuclease Cas2 encodes MLVLVSYDVCTIDLAGRRRLRRVAKACENFGIRVQNSVFECNVDQAQWTALKARLVDLFEPETDSLRFYFLGNNYKHRIEHQGAKPSIDVEDPLIL; translated from the coding sequence ATGCTCGTTCTGGTCAGCTATGATGTTTGCACCATTGATCTTGCGGGCCGGCGCCGTTTGCGTCGGGTGGCGAAAGCATGTGAGAATTTCGGCATCCGCGTGCAGAATTCCGTTTTCGAATGCAATGTCGATCAGGCGCAATGGACGGCGCTAAAAGCGCGTCTGGTCGATCTTTTCGAGCCGGAAACTGACAGCCTTCGCTTCTATTTCCTGGGAAACAACTACAAACACCGCATTGAGCACCAAGGGGCTAAGCCATCAATTGACGTGGAAGACCCACTCATTCTGTAA
- the cas1c gene encoding type I-C CRISPR-associated endonuclease Cas1, whose protein sequence is MKKLLNTLYVTTQGAYLRQEGETVVASVERTDVLRLPIHTLAGIVCFGQVACSPPLLGLCGERGVHVSFLSEWGKFLARVTGPVSGNVLLRREQIRRSGDPVATCELARYFVLGKLANSRTVLQRAQRDHGPGTDLTRSVGMISDVVRRVQSAADTDTLRGLEGEAASAYFSAFDSMIRSQKDVFALTTRSRRPPLDPLNALLSFLYTLLAHDCESALEGVGLDPQIGFLHALRPGRPSLALDLMEEFRPILADRVALSLINLNQVNGKGFETTETGAVVMDPDTRKTVLQTWQKKKQETLQHPFLNEKVELGLLPHAQALLLARHLRGDLDAYPPFLLK, encoded by the coding sequence ATGAAGAAACTGCTCAATACGCTCTACGTTACCACACAGGGGGCCTACCTGCGGCAAGAAGGCGAAACGGTCGTGGCGTCCGTGGAGCGCACAGATGTTTTGCGACTGCCCATTCATACGCTGGCGGGAATCGTCTGTTTTGGTCAGGTCGCCTGCAGCCCGCCGTTGCTCGGTCTGTGCGGTGAGCGTGGCGTACACGTCAGTTTCCTCTCCGAATGGGGCAAATTCCTCGCGCGAGTGACGGGACCAGTCTCGGGAAACGTGTTGCTGAGACGCGAGCAGATCCGCCGCTCAGGAGATCCGGTCGCCACCTGCGAACTGGCACGATACTTTGTGTTGGGCAAGCTGGCCAACTCCCGCACGGTGCTTCAACGGGCGCAGCGCGATCACGGGCCGGGCACGGATCTCACGCGTTCCGTTGGCATGATCTCCGATGTGGTCCGGCGTGTTCAGAGTGCGGCGGACACCGATACGCTTCGCGGCTTGGAAGGGGAGGCCGCGAGCGCCTACTTCAGCGCTTTCGACAGCATGATTCGCTCGCAGAAGGACGTCTTTGCGCTGACCACGCGGAGCCGTCGCCCGCCGCTCGATCCTTTGAACGCGCTGCTCTCGTTCCTGTACACGCTCCTGGCGCATGACTGCGAATCTGCGCTTGAGGGCGTCGGGCTCGATCCGCAGATCGGTTTTCTTCACGCGCTGAGGCCTGGCCGCCCCAGTTTGGCCCTTGATCTCATGGAGGAGTTTCGTCCGATTCTGGCGGATCGCGTGGCGCTTTCGCTGATCAATCTGAATCAGGTGAACGGCAAGGGATTTGAAACCACGGAAACCGGTGCGGTTGTCATGGACCCCGACACGCGCAAGACCGTGCTCCAGACCTGGCAGAAAAAGAAGCAAGAGACCCTCCAGCACCCGTTTCTAAATGAAAAGGTGGAACTGGGTCTCTTACCGCATGCCCAGGCGCTCCTGCTCGCGCGCCATTTACGTGGAGACCTCGACGCCTATCCACCGTTTCTTTTGAAATAG
- the cas4 gene encoding CRISPR-associated protein Cas4, with product MYTEDQLLPLSAVSQYVHCPRRCALIHLEQVWSDNVFTAEGCVLHDKAHSGASESRGDLKILRSLRLRSLRLGITGVADVVELHRIAPSEGGVCIPGIGGTWLPFPVEYKRGAAKDIRCYEVQLCAQALCIEEMLSARIPEGALFLGEKQHRTPVAFDAVLRAETEAVCQAVQNLFAAGVTPPADHNKRCSSCSLMEACLPQSAGYGKSARKWLFRQIEEICPRDDPTVVGGDNPAAVRDRNLS from the coding sequence ATGTACACCGAAGACCAGCTTCTGCCGCTGTCGGCCGTGAGCCAGTACGTTCATTGTCCCCGACGGTGCGCGCTGATCCACTTGGAGCAGGTGTGGTCGGATAACGTCTTCACTGCCGAGGGGTGCGTGCTCCACGATAAGGCCCACAGCGGAGCAAGTGAGTCGCGCGGCGACCTGAAGATACTCCGCAGTCTCCGGCTCCGGTCGCTCCGCCTCGGCATCACGGGTGTTGCGGATGTGGTCGAACTGCACCGCATCGCGCCCTCCGAAGGCGGCGTTTGCATTCCGGGAATCGGCGGCACATGGCTGCCGTTCCCCGTGGAGTACAAGCGCGGCGCGGCAAAGGACATCCGATGCTACGAGGTCCAGCTCTGCGCCCAGGCCCTTTGCATCGAGGAGATGCTCTCCGCCCGCATCCCGGAGGGGGCGCTCTTCCTGGGCGAGAAACAGCACCGGACACCCGTAGCCTTCGATGCCGTGCTCCGTGCCGAGACCGAAGCCGTCTGTCAGGCGGTCCAGAACCTGTTCGCGGCGGGCGTCACGCCGCCTGCGGACCACAACAAGCGCTGTTCTTCCTGTTCACTGATGGAAGCCTGTCTGCCACAGTCCGCTGGATATGGAAAGTCCGCCCGAAAGTGGCTCTTCCGCCAGATTGAGGAGATCTGCCCTCGTGACGATCCAACGGTCGTCGGGGGAGATAATCCCGCCGCGGTTCGTGATCGAAACCTGTCATGA
- a CDS encoding Fic family protein — protein MRHDMSLPTNLLARLREEKAARLKGGLYHATQIAFCYNSNRIEGSRLSEEQTRHIFETNTLLVENAESAGVDDIIETVNHFACFDLLLDTADSPLSESLVKRFHALLKRGTSDSRREWFRIGGYKKLPNVVGGRETTPPRQVARAMRELLAGYAATRKAGFDDIISFHHAFEAIHPFQDGNGRVGRLVAVRECLRHGVTPFIIDERHKAFYYRGLAQFPTKPEYLLETCRSAQDEYAALVSRLSP, from the coding sequence ATGAGGCATGACATGTCACTTCCGACAAACCTGCTTGCCCGGTTGCGCGAGGAGAAGGCCGCCCGTCTCAAGGGCGGTCTCTACCACGCCACGCAAATCGCTTTCTGCTACAACTCCAACCGCATCGAAGGCTCGCGCCTCTCCGAGGAGCAGACGCGCCACATCTTCGAAACCAACACCCTGCTGGTCGAGAACGCCGAGTCTGCCGGAGTGGATGACATCATCGAGACCGTCAACCACTTCGCCTGTTTCGACCTGCTGCTGGACACGGCGGACAGCCCCCTCTCCGAGTCGCTGGTCAAACGGTTCCATGCCCTGCTGAAACGGGGCACGTCCGATTCGCGGCGGGAGTGGTTCCGCATTGGCGGCTACAAGAAACTCCCGAATGTCGTCGGCGGACGCGAGACCACGCCGCCGCGTCAGGTCGCCCGCGCCATGCGGGAATTGCTTGCCGGCTATGCCGCCACGCGCAAAGCTGGCTTCGACGACATCATCTCCTTCCATCACGCCTTCGAGGCCATCCATCCGTTTCAGGACGGCAACGGACGCGTCGGCCGACTCGTCGCGGTCAGGGAATGTCTCCGGCATGGTGTGACGCCGTTCATCATCGACGAACGGCACAAGGCTTTTTATTACCGGGGCCTCGCGCAGTTTCCGACAAAACCTGAATATCTTCTTGAAACCTGCCGCTCCGCCCAAGACGAATACGCCGCCCTCGTGTCGCGCCTCTCGCCATGA
- the cas7c gene encoding type I-C CRISPR-associated protein Cas7/Csd2: MSILTNRHDFLLLFEVTNGNPNGDPDAGNMPRIDPNTNRGIVTDVCLKRKIRNFVELFPPARESDTANDFKILIKQGAVIETEQKPAITAAKDKDNITHLIGSSEAEKAKNWLCREFFDVRTFGGVLSTGDDIMKGSAFGQVRGPVQFSFGQSVDRITPLEISITRCAVTAEKDKGKERTMGNKHIVPYALYVAKGYVSPSFAERTGFTQADLDLFFQALSRMFEHDRSAARGEMIVRGIYDFEHVGTHAGATDEEQKKQNLRESKLGCAHAHTLFEGIRVRLKDGKEFPESFVDYEVVNQWTDATLPKGVRLHLRHEA, from the coding sequence ATGAGCATTCTCACCAACCGACACGACTTCCTTCTCCTCTTCGAGGTCACTAATGGCAATCCCAATGGCGACCCTGACGCGGGTAACATGCCCCGCATCGACCCCAACACCAACCGCGGCATCGTCACCGATGTCTGTCTCAAACGCAAGATCCGTAACTTTGTCGAATTGTTCCCACCCGCCCGCGAGTCGGATACAGCTAACGACTTCAAGATTCTCATCAAGCAGGGTGCGGTCATCGAAACCGAACAGAAGCCAGCCATCACTGCTGCAAAAGACAAGGATAACATCACTCACCTTATCGGATCATCCGAAGCAGAAAAAGCCAAGAACTGGCTTTGCCGTGAGTTCTTTGATGTGCGCACGTTTGGCGGTGTGCTATCCACTGGCGATGACATCATGAAAGGGTCTGCATTCGGTCAGGTGCGTGGACCCGTGCAGTTCTCCTTTGGCCAGTCCGTTGATCGCATCACCCCGCTCGAAATTTCCATTACACGATGTGCGGTTACAGCGGAAAAAGATAAAGGGAAGGAACGCACGATGGGCAACAAGCACATCGTCCCCTACGCCCTCTATGTCGCGAAAGGTTATGTTTCGCCATCCTTCGCCGAGCGCACCGGGTTCACGCAGGCCGACCTGGATCTCTTTTTCCAAGCCCTTTCCAGAATGTTCGAACACGACCGTTCCGCCGCGCGTGGCGAGATGATTGTTCGCGGTATTTATGACTTTGAGCACGTCGGCACTCATGCTGGGGCGACTGACGAAGAGCAGAAAAAGCAGAACTTGCGCGAGTCTAAACTCGGCTGCGCTCACGCCCATACACTGTTCGAGGGGATCAGAGTCAGGCTGAAGGATGGCAAGGAGTTCCCGGAGTCGTTTGTCGACTACGAGGTGGTCAATCAGTGGACGGATGCAACGCTGCCCAAGGGGGTGAGACTGCATCTCCGTCATGAGGCATGA
- the cas8c gene encoding type I-C CRISPR-associated protein Cas8c/Csd1: MLLKHLYDYAHSRNLLDDLAFEPKAVRWIIDLDSEGHLIGQGPTQTGDDKRGKEFDCPKTKRVKVAGGVSEFLADGVTAVFGLEGDPEKLAKETEKKQVDRRRNNASKQHAFWEQIQAANDADECKDSLSEVVSFGRALKDGEPPPFIRYGTKANDDSRKETKPAWWIRRADGSEVKLGPENFSFRVNDRLLLEDKGIRDWWRKQYVAEVNATKAEAHRGLCIVTGKPDQPIARTHSVKIGGFADSPPGGAALVSFEKSSKAFASYGFHEGLNCPTSEDAATAYCTALKALMQDDNTHLREAGGTVLCFWAKETKMVGSWMSSLLNKPDPQTVADFMKAPWAGVDRELAKKDAFIAVTLKGCAGRMAISHWVQEPLDQAVANFVTWFADLALDVPMRQAPKAAKKAEDRKSEYNPLSIYWLANSTVREAKDLRPETLSQLYRAALERAAPSTVLIKPILAQLRSKLADKDYKLIYDESRFSLLKLILNRNRKESDMEIRPQLTADTDDPAYNCGRLLSVLSETQKKAQGYPKGFTGVAERYFGTASASPGTVLPLLLRLNRHHLDKIRKSGNNAYEETVIRDILSHFKSADRIPPVFPRHLDLQAQGRFALGFYQQQAADAAGRAERKEAKEAEKIAQTETDHQLSLV, from the coding sequence ATGCTTCTGAAACACCTCTACGACTACGCGCATTCCCGGAACCTGCTTGACGATCTCGCATTTGAGCCAAAGGCTGTTCGATGGATCATTGACCTCGATTCCGAGGGACATTTGATCGGGCAAGGACCGACTCAGACGGGGGACGACAAGCGCGGCAAGGAGTTCGACTGCCCGAAAACCAAACGCGTCAAGGTCGCTGGCGGCGTCTCCGAGTTTCTCGCCGACGGCGTCACCGCCGTGTTCGGGCTGGAGGGCGACCCAGAGAAACTCGCCAAAGAGACCGAAAAAAAGCAGGTCGATCGCCGCCGTAACAACGCTTCCAAACAACATGCGTTTTGGGAGCAGATCCAGGCGGCGAATGATGCCGACGAATGCAAGGATAGTCTTTCTGAAGTCGTCTCTTTTGGCAGAGCACTCAAGGACGGCGAGCCGCCACCGTTCATCAGGTACGGCACCAAGGCGAATGACGATAGCAGGAAGGAAACAAAGCCCGCTTGGTGGATCCGTCGCGCTGACGGCTCCGAAGTGAAACTGGGTCCTGAAAACTTCTCGTTCCGCGTCAATGACAGACTTCTTCTGGAAGACAAGGGCATTCGCGACTGGTGGCGTAAGCAGTATGTCGCCGAGGTCAACGCGACAAAAGCCGAAGCCCATCGCGGTCTTTGCATCGTCACCGGCAAACCGGATCAACCCATCGCTCGCACGCACAGTGTAAAGATAGGAGGTTTTGCTGACAGTCCGCCCGGAGGAGCGGCTCTGGTTTCATTCGAGAAATCATCGAAGGCTTTCGCATCTTACGGATTTCATGAAGGATTGAACTGTCCGACCTCTGAAGATGCTGCTACGGCTTACTGCACGGCGCTCAAGGCGCTTATGCAAGATGATAACACCCATCTCAGGGAGGCTGGCGGAACGGTTCTCTGCTTCTGGGCGAAGGAGACAAAGATGGTTGGTAGTTGGATGTCTAGTCTTCTAAACAAGCCAGACCCGCAAACCGTCGCAGATTTCATGAAGGCGCCGTGGGCAGGCGTCGATCGCGAACTCGCGAAGAAGGATGCATTTATCGCGGTCACGCTCAAGGGTTGTGCGGGGCGTATGGCCATCAGCCATTGGGTTCAGGAACCGCTGGATCAAGCCGTCGCCAACTTTGTGACTTGGTTTGCTGACCTCGCTCTTGATGTTCCGATGCGACAAGCGCCGAAAGCGGCGAAAAAAGCGGAAGACAGGAAATCCGAGTACAATCCGCTCTCGATCTACTGGCTCGCAAATAGCACAGTCCGCGAGGCAAAGGATCTTCGTCCTGAAACACTTTCCCAGCTTTATCGTGCCGCGCTCGAACGCGCTGCGCCGTCGACCGTCCTAATCAAGCCCATACTCGCTCAACTGCGCTCCAAGCTCGCCGATAAAGACTACAAGCTCATCTACGACGAGAGCCGTTTCTCACTTCTCAAACTGATCCTCAACCGTAACCGAAAGGAATCCGACATGGAAATCAGACCCCAGCTCACAGCAGACACCGACGACCCCGCCTACAACTGCGGGCGTTTGTTGTCGGTGCTATCCGAAACGCAAAAGAAAGCGCAAGGCTACCCCAAAGGCTTTACAGGCGTCGCCGAACGCTATTTCGGCACAGCCAGCGCATCGCCCGGCACCGTCCTGCCACTCCTTTTGCGCCTGAACCGCCATCATCTCGACAAGATTCGTAAGTCTGGCAACAACGCATACGAGGAGACCGTCATCCGGGACATTCTCTCGCACTTCAAGTCTGCTGACAGGATTCCACCCGTCTTTCCTCGCCACCTTGACCTTCAAGCGCAAGGGCGTTTTGCACTAGGCTTCTACCAACAGCAAGCCGCTGATGCCGCCGGGCGCGCCGAAAGGAAAGAGGCCAAAGAGGCCGAGAAGATCGCCCAAACAGAAACCGACCACCAACTCTCACTCGTTTAA